A window of the Polaribacter sp. HaHaR_3_91 genome harbors these coding sequences:
- the kbl gene encoding glycine C-acetyltransferase, with product MYGSIKENLQKELQAIKDNGLFKEERIITTSQDAVIKVSTGEEVINFCANNYLGLSNNKEVIQAAKDTLDSHGFGMSSVRFICGTQDIHKELEAKIAEFFHCEDTILYAAAFDANGGVFEPLLSKEDAIISDSLNHASIIDGVRLCKAARYRYNNNDMVSLEEQLIEANKQNHRFKIIVTDGVFSMDGVVAELDKICDLADKYDALVMVDECHASGFIGKTGRGTIELKNVLGRVDIVTGTLGKALGGAMGGFTTGKKEIIEMLRQRSRPYLFSNSLAPAIVGGSLKVFEMLENDTSLRDKLEENTNHFRSKMEAAGFDLVGADAAIVPVMLYDAKLSQIMANQLLEEGIYVIGFFFPVVPKDKARIRVQLSAAHTKEHIDKAVAAFIKVGKRLNVIK from the coding sequence ATGTACGGAAGCATAAAAGAGAATTTACAGAAAGAATTACAAGCCATTAAAGACAATGGTTTATTTAAAGAAGAGCGCATTATTACAACCTCACAAGATGCCGTTATTAAGGTTTCTACAGGAGAAGAAGTAATTAATTTTTGTGCCAACAATTACTTAGGCTTGTCTAATAATAAAGAAGTAATTCAGGCTGCAAAAGACACATTAGACTCGCATGGGTTTGGTATGTCTTCTGTTCGTTTTATTTGTGGAACTCAAGATATTCATAAAGAATTAGAGGCTAAAATAGCTGAGTTTTTTCATTGTGAAGACACTATTTTATACGCCGCAGCATTTGATGCAAATGGAGGAGTTTTTGAACCTTTATTATCAAAAGAAGATGCTATTATTTCCGACTCCTTAAACCACGCTTCTATTATAGACGGAGTTCGTTTGTGTAAAGCAGCTCGTTATCGTTATAACAATAACGACATGGTTTCTTTAGAAGAGCAGTTAATTGAAGCAAACAAACAAAATCATCGTTTTAAAATAATTGTAACCGATGGTGTATTTTCTATGGACGGCGTTGTTGCCGAATTAGATAAAATTTGCGATTTAGCAGATAAATATGATGCTTTGGTAATGGTAGATGAATGTCATGCTTCTGGTTTTATTGGTAAAACCGGTCGTGGTACAATAGAACTAAAAAATGTACTTGGCAGAGTTGATATTGTTACCGGAACTTTAGGAAAAGCTTTGGGTGGAGCAATGGGTGGTTTTACTACGGGTAAAAAAGAAATTATAGAAATGTTACGTCAGCGTTCTAGACCTTACTTATTCTCTAATTCTTTAGCTCCTGCCATTGTTGGTGGTTCTCTAAAGGTTTTTGAAATGTTAGAAAACGATACTTCGTTAAGAGATAAATTAGAGGAAAACACCAATCATTTTAGATCTAAAATGGAAGCTGCAGGTTTCGATTTAGTTGGTGCAGATGCCGCAATTGTACCGGTTATGTTGTATGATGCAAAATTGTCTCAGATTATGGCAAACCAATTATTAGAAGAAGGTATTTATGTAATTGGTTTTTTCTTTCCAGTAGTACCAAAAGACAAGGCAAGAATTAGAGTTCAATTATCCGCAGCACATACAAAAGAACATATTGATAAAGCGGTAGCTGCTTTTATTAAAGTTGGTAAAAGATTGAATGTAATAAAGTAA
- a CDS encoding LacI family DNA-binding transcriptional regulator, giving the protein MKKYTIKNIAELAGVSKGTVDRVIHKRGKVSALALEKVTAVLNEIDYKPNLLARSLKNTKDYHICVVLPDYTKDAFWLPCYEGIVAAVNEFASFGVFIEPFFFHPNNVHSFVEVNNKVLELSPDAVLLAPLFYKETVGIINKYALKNIIVSKFNNQLEIENTKNFVGQDLFKSGRIAAGLLQMIIKKNATIDIIHVDEDFNNSIHMQEKEKGFRDYFDEIQNSDYKIVTHNSKQSDLANNLDSIFSDSFTSDAIFVTTSKVYEVAEFIKSKNLNNVKLIGYDLLEENIQYLKENVIDFLIHQNPKKQVYLGLNYLVDFFLFNKEIPAKSLLPIDIITSENIETYL; this is encoded by the coding sequence ATGAAGAAATATACTATTAAAAATATTGCAGAATTAGCAGGTGTATCTAAAGGAACGGTAGATAGAGTTATTCATAAAAGAGGCAAAGTATCTGCATTAGCTTTAGAAAAGGTAACTGCTGTTTTAAATGAAATAGACTACAAGCCAAATTTGCTTGCCCGAAGTCTAAAAAACACCAAAGATTACCACATTTGTGTTGTTTTACCAGATTATACTAAAGATGCTTTTTGGTTGCCATGTTATGAAGGTATTGTAGCAGCAGTAAATGAGTTTGCATCTTTTGGTGTTTTTATAGAGCCTTTCTTTTTTCATCCTAATAATGTACATTCTTTTGTAGAGGTTAATAATAAAGTATTAGAATTATCGCCAGATGCAGTTTTATTGGCGCCTTTATTTTATAAGGAAACAGTAGGTATTATTAATAAATATGCCCTTAAAAATATTATTGTTAGCAAATTTAACAACCAATTAGAAATTGAAAATACTAAGAATTTTGTTGGTCAAGATTTATTTAAAAGTGGAAGAATAGCTGCAGGTTTGCTACAAATGATCATCAAAAAAAATGCTACGATAGATATTATTCATGTCGATGAAGATTTTAATAATTCTATTCACATGCAGGAAAAGGAGAAAGGTTTCAGAGATTATTTTGATGAAATACAAAATTCTGATTATAAAATTGTAACCCATAATTCTAAACAATCTGACCTAGCAAATAATTTAGATTCTATATTTTCTGATTCTTTTACTTCGGACGCTATTTTTGTGACCACGTCTAAAGTTTATGAAGTTGCGGAATTTATTAAAAGTAAAAATTTGAATAATGTAAAACTGATTGGCTATGATTTATTGGAAGAGAATATTCAATATTTAAAAGAGAACGTTATAGATTTCTTAATCCATCAAAACCCTAAAAAACAAGTGTATTTAGGTCTGAATTATTTAGTTGATTTCTTTCTTTTTAATAAAGAAATACCTGCTAAAAGCTTATTGCCTATAGATATTATTACGAGCGAGAATATAGAAACGTATTTATAA
- a CDS encoding phosphotransferase, with product MKTETIISIFNEFDHQFNYKSHSELNSGHINDTFLIKTDGNTNYILQRINQIVFKDVPGLVNNKVLTSNHIRSKYPNASDEVLNKTVLSFIKEKNSNSYYHKEGVNFWNVMIFIDNSVTHEIVKDKEIAYEGGKLLGDFLNLTSDFDSSQLIDVIPNFHNMAFRFKQYASSIQSASKIRLTKAADYIQIVTDLKEEMHILQNLKDAGEIPIRVTHNDTKISNSLFTQENKGICMIDTDTVMPGIIHYDFGDAIRTICNTAAEDETDLSKVEFNLDYYKAYEKGFLEKTKDTLTEKELKYLPLAAKTMIFIMALRFLTDYLNNDIYYKTNYQDHNLDRAKNQFKLIESFSKKL from the coding sequence ATGAAAACAGAAACGATTATCTCTATTTTTAACGAGTTCGACCATCAATTTAATTATAAAAGTCATTCAGAATTAAATTCTGGGCATATAAATGATACTTTTTTAATAAAAACAGATGGCAATACTAATTACATACTCCAAAGAATCAATCAAATTGTTTTTAAAGATGTTCCGGGGTTGGTAAACAATAAAGTATTAACGAGTAATCATATTAGAAGCAAATATCCAAACGCTTCAGACGAAGTCTTAAATAAGACAGTTTTAAGCTTTATAAAAGAAAAGAATAGTAATTCTTATTATCACAAAGAAGGTGTAAATTTCTGGAATGTGATGATTTTTATTGACAATAGCGTGACACACGAAATTGTAAAAGATAAAGAAATTGCCTACGAAGGCGGAAAACTTTTAGGAGACTTCTTAAACTTAACATCAGATTTTGACAGCAGTCAATTAATAGATGTAATTCCTAATTTTCATAACATGGCTTTTCGCTTTAAGCAGTATGCTTCTTCTATACAAAGTGCTTCTAAAATCCGCTTAACAAAAGCAGCAGATTACATACAAATAGTAACAGATTTAAAGGAAGAAATGCATATTCTTCAAAACTTAAAAGATGCAGGTGAAATTCCTATAAGAGTTACACATAACGATACAAAAATATCTAATTCGCTATTTACACAAGAGAACAAAGGCATTTGTATGATAGATACAGACACCGTAATGCCAGGTATAATTCATTATGATTTTGGCGATGCTATTAGAACAATTTGTAACACAGCCGCAGAAGATGAAACAGATTTGTCTAAGGTAGAATTCAATTTAGACTATTACAAAGCATACGAAAAAGGGTTTTTAGAAAAAACAAAAGATACCTTAACAGAAAAAGAGTTAAAATATTTACCCTTAGCCGCAAAAACAATGATATTTATAATGGCATTGCGTTTTTTAACAGACTATTTAAACAATGATATTTATTACAAAACAAATTACCAAGATCATAATTTAGACAGAGCAAAAAATCAATTTAAATTGATAGAGAGTTTTTCCAAAAAATTATAA
- a CDS encoding sugar phosphate nucleotidyltransferase: MSEKNKPTLVILAAGMGSRYGGLKQMDSFTKEGDTIIDFSLYDAVHAGFGKVVFIIRKTFEKEFKNIYNTKLAGKIAVEYVFQELENVLEKYRNPKRVKPWGTGHALLMTKNVIKENFAIINADDFYSRQAFVAIAEQLRNTDKNSYDFSMVAYSLKNTISENGYVSRGECTVDENGFLTDVTERVRIEKIVGILKSEDDNGEMVPIDENTTVSMNFWGFTPKCFEFGDALFLDFLEKTKEDLKAEFYLPTIVNTMLASKKASVKVLESDSKWFGVTYSDDKEKAQLEINKLKESGVYPTKLWN; the protein is encoded by the coding sequence ATGAGTGAGAAAAATAAACCTACACTAGTTATTTTAGCAGCAGGAATGGGAAGTCGTTACGGCGGATTAAAACAAATGGACAGTTTTACCAAAGAAGGAGATACTATTATAGATTTTTCTCTTTATGATGCAGTTCATGCTGGTTTTGGTAAAGTAGTTTTTATCATCCGTAAAACATTCGAAAAAGAATTTAAAAATATTTACAACACAAAATTAGCAGGTAAAATAGCCGTAGAATATGTATTTCAAGAATTAGAAAATGTACTTGAAAAATATAGAAATCCAAAAAGGGTAAAACCTTGGGGAACAGGCCACGCTTTATTAATGACCAAAAATGTAATAAAAGAAAATTTTGCCATTATAAATGCTGACGATTTTTATAGCAGACAAGCTTTTGTTGCCATTGCAGAACAGCTAAGAAATACAGATAAAAATAGTTATGATTTTAGTATGGTAGCTTATTCTTTAAAAAATACAATTTCAGAAAACGGTTATGTATCTAGAGGAGAATGTACCGTTGATGAAAACGGTTTTTTAACTGATGTTACCGAAAGAGTTAGAATTGAAAAAATAGTCGGAATCCTAAAAAGTGAAGATGATAACGGAGAAATGGTTCCTATTGATGAAAATACGACTGTTTCTATGAACTTCTGGGGTTTTACTCCTAAATGTTTTGAGTTTGGAGATGCCCTATTTTTAGATTTCTTAGAAAAGACGAAAGAAGACTTAAAAGCAGAATTTTATTTACCAACCATTGTGAATACAATGTTGGCGTCTAAAAAAGCATCTGTAAAAGTACTAGAATCAGACTCTAAATGGTTTGGAGTTACCTATAGTGATGATAAGGAAAAAGCGCAATTAGAGATTAACAAACTGAAAGAAAGCGGAGTGTATCCAACTAAATTATGGAACTAA
- a CDS encoding sugar MFS transporter, translated as MSTTTKSQNNLVPIMIIGGLFAIFGFVTWINGALIPFMKTINELTETQAYLVATASYISFVVMALPASYIISKTGYKNGISLGLAIMAIGALVFIPAAEARTYWMFLLAIFIQGIGMTICQTAANPYITILGPIESGAKRMAMMGIANKVAGALGSIIFGALLLSGIDDVNEKIGNVSADEKNVLLDTMADSVHTPYIVMAVVLFIFAFLIRKAALPNVEATEEDALTDGESSSTKTIFHYPHLWMGVLALFVYVGAEVIAGDTIIAYGISLGIPAADAKFFTTYTLMAMVATYALGVLLIPKYIQQKTALVISAILGIIFSVLIISTSGFTSVLFVAALGVSNALVWPAIWPLTLDGLGKHTKTASALLIMAISGGAIIPPLYGRIVEANKHELITNGLQEADALATAATGSYWILIPCYAIVLLFAVWGHKIKSWSK; from the coding sequence ATGAGCACGACTACTAAATCTCAAAACAACCTAGTCCCAATTATGATCATTGGAGGACTCTTCGCTATTTTCGGTTTTGTTACCTGGATAAACGGAGCGCTTATTCCATTCATGAAAACCATTAATGAACTTACGGAAACTCAGGCATATTTAGTAGCTACAGCATCTTACATTTCATTTGTAGTAATGGCATTACCTGCCTCTTACATCATTTCTAAAACAGGTTATAAAAATGGTATATCATTAGGTTTAGCAATTATGGCAATCGGTGCATTGGTTTTTATACCCGCCGCCGAAGCACGTACTTATTGGATGTTTTTATTAGCTATTTTTATTCAAGGAATTGGAATGACTATTTGCCAAACTGCAGCCAACCCTTATATTACTATTTTGGGCCCTATTGAAAGTGGTGCAAAACGTATGGCAATGATGGGAATTGCAAATAAAGTTGCAGGCGCTTTAGGTTCTATCATTTTTGGTGCGTTATTATTATCTGGTATAGATGATGTAAACGAGAAAATAGGAAACGTTTCTGCTGATGAAAAAAATGTTCTTTTAGATACCATGGCAGACAGTGTGCATACACCATATATTGTAATGGCTGTTGTCTTATTCATTTTTGCTTTTCTAATTAGAAAAGCTGCATTACCTAATGTAGAAGCTACAGAAGAAGATGCATTAACAGATGGAGAATCTTCATCAACTAAAACCATATTTCACTACCCACATTTGTGGATGGGGGTTCTAGCTTTATTTGTGTATGTTGGTGCAGAAGTAATTGCTGGAGATACCATTATTGCTTACGGAATTTCATTAGGCATACCAGCTGCAGATGCAAAATTCTTTACTACATACACCTTAATGGCAATGGTTGCAACCTACGCTTTAGGTGTCTTATTAATCCCTAAATATATACAACAAAAAACAGCGCTTGTTATTAGTGCTATTTTAGGTATTATTTTTAGTGTTCTTATAATATCTACCTCAGGGTTTACCTCTGTTTTATTTGTTGCAGCTTTAGGTGTTTCTAACGCATTAGTTTGGCCAGCAATTTGGCCATTAACTTTAGATGGTTTAGGTAAACATACTAAAACAGCTTCGGCACTTTTAATTATGGCTATTTCTGGAGGAGCGATAATACCACCATTGTATGGTAGAATTGTAGAAGCAAATAAACACGAATTAATTACCAACGGCCTGCAAGAAGCAGATGCATTAGCAACTGCAGCAACGGGCAGCTATTGGATCTTAATACCTTGTTATGCTATTGTTTTGTTATTCGCCGTTTGGGGACATAAAATAAAAAGCTGGAGTAAATAA
- a CDS encoding RNA polymerase sigma factor, whose amino-acid sequence MKNLSDDTILAKSIKKGSRKAFSILFDRYYKKLLDYAVTYTHDLHEAEDIVQQTFITLWNNRLKINTEKSITRQTSFITNRF is encoded by the coding sequence TTGAAAAATCTCTCTGACGACACTATATTAGCTAAAAGCATTAAAAAAGGCAGTAGAAAGGCATTTAGTATATTGTTTGATCGTTATTATAAAAAACTTTTAGATTATGCCGTTACCTATACTCACGATTTACATGAAGCAGAAGATATTGTACAGCAAACATTTATAACACTTTGGAATAATAGATTAAAAATAAATACTGAAAAATCTATTACCAGACAAACAAGTTTCATAACCAACCGTTTTTAG